From the Cohaesibacter sp. ES.047 genome, one window contains:
- a CDS encoding L,D-transpeptidase, whose amino-acid sequence MFHTFASTSPQCFLHTKARVLVTLLALVLLGPMTTTASAGRVGVKIDLSSQKMYVTVNGFRRHTWPVSTARRGYRTPIGSFRPTRMHAKYFSKKYHGSPMPHSIFFRGGYAIHGTGAIKNLGRPASHGCVRLHPTNARKLFALVKKNGPANTHISIRR is encoded by the coding sequence ATGTTTCACACATTCGCTTCGACTAGCCCCCAATGCTTTCTGCATACAAAAGCCCGCGTCCTTGTCACGCTGTTGGCGTTGGTCCTGCTTGGTCCGATGACAACCACAGCGTCCGCAGGTCGCGTTGGCGTCAAGATTGACCTGAGCAGTCAGAAAATGTACGTGACAGTCAACGGCTTTCGCCGTCACACATGGCCGGTCTCGACTGCCCGGCGCGGCTATCGCACCCCCATAGGCAGCTTCAGACCAACCCGCATGCATGCCAAGTATTTCTCCAAGAAATACCATGGCTCCCCCATGCCACACTCGATTTTTTTCCGCGGCGGCTATGCCATTCACGGCACCGGTGCCATCAAGAATCTCGGCCGACCCGCATCCCATGGCTGCGTCCGCCTGCATCCAACCAATGCGCGCAAGCTCTTCGCACTGGTCAAAAAGAACGGCCCCGCCAACACCCACATCAGCATTCGGCGATGA
- a CDS encoding RNA methyltransferase — protein sequence MAYDEEVAERMRDGLTGLPDVREVKMMGGLCFLLSGNMIGGVFNERAGRERAGVPLFMFRVGKDNVTEALAVPNVSHMINGQRRMNGFVQIAAEECPDAVLTDLLSLSVSFVGALPPKSKA from the coding sequence ATGGCTTATGATGAAGAGGTAGCCGAGCGGATGCGCGACGGGCTCACTGGACTGCCCGATGTCAGGGAAGTCAAAATGATGGGCGGGCTCTGCTTTCTACTCTCCGGCAACATGATCGGCGGCGTTTTCAACGAACGGGCCGGCCGCGAGCGGGCGGGGGTGCCATTATTCATGTTTCGAGTGGGCAAGGACAATGTAACTGAAGCGCTCGCTGTTCCCAATGTCTCGCACATGATCAACGGCCAGCGGCGCATGAACGGCTTTGTTCAGATCGCTGCAGAGGAATGCCCCGATGCCGTGCTTACTGATCTGCTGAGCCTGTCTGTCAGCTTCGTCGGCGCATTGCCGCCAAAAAGCAAGGCATAG
- a CDS encoding DUF2000 domain-containing protein: MSKISEIRTAIIVNPQLPVGLMANTAGAIAIGLGARVQDLGARTLVDIEGREIDVSSRVPVPILQADGEAIRALMLKALERPDDRAVVPFPAFARTLHAYEDYEASLPQKDLSEEVIDGVGLAGPAKWVKSLTGSLKLLR, encoded by the coding sequence ATGTCAAAAATCAGTGAGATCCGCACAGCCATCATCGTGAACCCGCAGTTGCCCGTCGGGCTTATGGCCAATACGGCTGGTGCCATTGCCATCGGGCTTGGTGCGCGTGTTCAGGATCTGGGGGCCAGAACCCTCGTCGATATCGAGGGGCGCGAAATTGATGTCAGCTCGCGCGTACCGGTGCCGATCCTGCAGGCCGATGGCGAGGCGATCCGGGCCCTTATGCTGAAAGCGCTGGAGCGCCCGGACGACCGCGCCGTTGTGCCGTTTCCTGCTTTTGCGCGTACGCTCCATGCCTATGAGGATTACGAGGCGAGCCTGCCTCAAAAGGATCTGTCGGAAGAGGTAATTGATGGGGTGGGTCTTGCAGGGCCTGCCAAATGGGTGAAGTCCCTGACCGGTTCACTCAAGTTGCTGCGCTGA
- a CDS encoding Lrp/AsnC family transcriptional regulator, with amino-acid sequence MKLDPIDRRILNNLQTEGRLTNQALSEQVGLSTTPCWRKVRQLEESGVIEGYSARLNRRAVGLGVLAFIRVKIDSHDREESEQFAEQVQTLKMVIACYSLAGDADFLLQVVAKDLDDYADFAMNEIRRLPRIKEMQTTMVLKEIKPFSGYPLEA; translated from the coding sequence ATGAAACTGGACCCCATTGACCGCCGCATCCTGAACAACCTGCAGACTGAGGGAAGACTGACCAATCAGGCCCTGTCCGAACAGGTGGGTCTATCCACCACCCCTTGCTGGCGAAAGGTGCGCCAGCTCGAAGAGAGCGGCGTCATCGAAGGCTACTCGGCGCGCCTCAACCGGCGAGCGGTTGGACTTGGCGTGCTCGCCTTCATCCGCGTCAAAATCGACAGCCATGACAGAGAAGAATCAGAACAATTTGCCGAGCAGGTCCAGACGCTGAAAATGGTCATCGCTTGCTACAGCCTTGCGGGCGACGCGGACTTCCTCTTGCAGGTCGTCGCCAAAGATCTTGATGATTATGCCGATTTTGCCATGAACGAAATTCGCCGCCTCCCCCGCATCAAGGAGATGCAAACGACGATGGTCCTCAAGGAAATCAAACCGTTCAGCGGCTATCCGCTGGAGGCATGA
- a CDS encoding cysteine hydrolase family protein gives MSLREKSPILLCIDVQMGFQDEAYWGGGRNNPQAEEVVARVIHAWRVAGLEVIHVRHSSSDPNSKLHQDNAGFQFHPLATPLEGETIVTKSVNSSFIGTDLKDILDGKGCNTLVILGLTTDHCVSTTTRMAGNYGYETYLVSDATACFDRVGLDGERLSSDLIHKTALASLNGEFATVLPSSRLLSLL, from the coding sequence ATGAGTTTGCGTGAAAAATCCCCCATTCTCCTTTGCATCGATGTGCAGATGGGGTTTCAGGATGAAGCCTATTGGGGTGGGGGGCGCAACAACCCTCAGGCAGAAGAGGTCGTCGCCCGAGTTATTCATGCGTGGCGCGTTGCCGGGCTGGAGGTGATCCATGTCCGGCATAGCTCAAGCGATCCAAACTCGAAGCTGCACCAAGACAATGCCGGATTTCAGTTCCATCCGTTGGCCACGCCGCTTGAAGGCGAGACGATCGTTACCAAGTCCGTCAACAGCAGCTTCATCGGCACAGACCTCAAAGACATCCTTGATGGCAAGGGCTGCAATACGCTTGTTATCCTTGGGCTGACCACGGATCATTGTGTCTCGACCACCACGCGTATGGCCGGGAATTACGGCTATGAGACCTATCTTGTGTCTGACGCTACGGCCTGTTTTGACAGGGTAGGGCTTGATGGTGAGAGGCTCAGTTCGGACCTCATTCACAAGACCGCACTGGCCAGCCTTAATGGTGAATTTGCCACGGTTCTGCCGTCATCCCGGCTTCTTTCTTTGCTTTAG
- the guaA gene encoding glutamine-hydrolyzing GMP synthase has translation MTQKILIIDFGSQVTQLIARRVREAGVYSEIVPFQNAEEAFEEMKPNGVILSGGPASTAEMGSPRAPQSVFHAGIPVLGICYGEQAMCTQLGGRVESSEHREFGRAFIEIKEKSPLFDGVWGLGSRHQVWMSHGDRVEGLPGGFDVIATSEGAPFAVIADERRRFYGVQFHPEVVHTPDGAKLLSNFVHNICGCKSDWSMAQFRASAIKKIQDQVGDKKVICGLSGGVDSSVTAVLIHEAIGDQLTCIYVDSGLMRLNESEQVVTLFREHYNIPLVHVDASEIFISALEGQTDPERKRKIIGGLFIDVFEDEANQLGGADFLAQGTLYPDVIESVSFTGGPSVTIKSHHNVGGLPERMNMQLVEPLRELFKDEVRVLGRELGLPASFVGRHPFPGPGLAIRCPGGISREKLEILRQADAIYLDEIRKAGLYDAIWQAFAVLLPVQTVGVMGDGRTYEFVCALRAVTSVDGMTADFYHFDMDFLAKAATRIINEVKGINRVVYDVTSKPPGTIEWE, from the coding sequence ATGACGCAAAAGATTCTCATCATCGATTTTGGATCGCAGGTCACGCAGCTGATTGCACGGCGTGTCCGAGAGGCTGGGGTCTATTCGGAGATCGTGCCTTTCCAGAATGCCGAAGAGGCTTTTGAAGAGATGAAGCCCAATGGCGTTATTCTGTCCGGTGGGCCTGCGTCGACCGCTGAGATGGGATCGCCAAGAGCGCCGCAATCTGTGTTCCATGCCGGTATCCCGGTGCTTGGCATCTGCTATGGCGAACAGGCCATGTGCACACAATTGGGCGGTCGGGTCGAAAGCTCCGAGCACCGCGAATTTGGCCGCGCCTTTATCGAGATCAAGGAAAAGAGCCCCTTGTTCGACGGTGTGTGGGGGCTTGGCAGCCGACATCAGGTCTGGATGAGCCATGGCGACCGTGTCGAAGGTTTACCGGGCGGTTTTGATGTTATTGCTACCTCGGAAGGTGCCCCGTTCGCTGTGATTGCCGATGAACGTCGCCGTTTCTATGGGGTTCAGTTCCATCCTGAAGTGGTGCACACGCCCGATGGAGCCAAGCTCCTGTCCAACTTCGTGCATAATATCTGTGGCTGTAAGAGCGACTGGTCGATGGCGCAGTTCCGGGCCTCTGCGATCAAGAAGATTCAGGATCAGGTGGGCGACAAGAAAGTCATTTGCGGCCTGTCTGGCGGGGTCGATTCTTCCGTCACCGCCGTCCTCATCCATGAGGCGATTGGCGATCAACTGACCTGCATTTATGTGGATTCGGGTTTGATGCGCCTGAATGAAAGCGAGCAGGTCGTCACGCTATTCCGTGAGCATTACAACATTCCGCTGGTGCATGTGGATGCGTCCGAGATCTTCATTTCTGCCCTTGAGGGGCAGACTGATCCGGAACGCAAGCGCAAGATCATTGGCGGCCTGTTTATTGATGTGTTTGAGGATGAAGCCAACCAACTGGGCGGTGCTGATTTTCTGGCGCAGGGCACGCTCTACCCGGACGTGATCGAATCAGTCTCCTTCACCGGTGGCCCGTCAGTGACGATCAAATCGCACCACAATGTGGGCGGCTTGCCCGAGCGCATGAATATGCAATTGGTCGAGCCGCTGCGGGAATTGTTCAAGGACGAAGTGCGCGTTCTTGGTCGTGAGCTTGGCTTGCCGGCAAGTTTTGTCGGGCGCCATCCTTTCCCCGGACCGGGGCTTGCCATTCGTTGCCCGGGTGGCATCAGCCGCGAGAAGCTGGAAATTCTGCGTCAGGCCGATGCGATCTATCTTGATGAGATCCGCAAGGCTGGCCTCTATGATGCCATCTGGCAGGCTTTTGCCGTTCTGCTGCCGGTGCAGACCGTGGGTGTCATGGGCGATGGGCGGACCTATGAATTCGTTTGTGCATTGCGCGCCGTTACTTCGGTGGATGGCATGACCGCGGATTTCTATCACTTCGATATGGATTTTCTCGCCAAGGCGGCAACGCGCATTATCAATGAGGTGAAGGGCATCAACCGCGTGGTCTATGATGTCACCTCCAAGCCTCCCGGAACCATCGAGTGGGAGTAA
- a CDS encoding MarR family winged helix-turn-helix transcriptional regulator, which translates to MSKSKDPFQVSMFDSLPEMVPPQPKSDPDEGVAVEPRGKARQRSKPATPLASDEAFTLENFLPYRLLEVAQGISRRMSKALAEDWDMSLAEWQVLASLAREGAVSVREIEPRTLLDTVAVSRAAKRLTDRKLIKRDVNKQDKRLVVLRTSKKGRDVAAEIGQSVIEMESDFLKGMNVQDRIRLSQLLKSLV; encoded by the coding sequence ATGTCGAAGTCAAAAGATCCGTTTCAGGTCTCGATGTTCGACTCCTTGCCGGAGATGGTGCCTCCGCAGCCGAAATCCGATCCGGATGAAGGCGTGGCGGTCGAGCCGCGCGGCAAGGCCAGACAGCGGTCCAAGCCAGCGACACCGCTAGCCAGCGATGAAGCCTTTACCCTTGAGAATTTTCTTCCCTATCGATTGCTCGAAGTGGCGCAAGGAATCTCGCGCCGCATGTCGAAGGCGCTCGCCGAGGATTGGGATATGAGCCTTGCCGAATGGCAGGTGCTGGCAAGCCTTGCCCGCGAGGGGGCCGTATCCGTGCGCGAGATCGAACCGCGCACCCTTCTTGATACGGTTGCCGTGTCCCGCGCCGCCAAACGGCTTACGGATCGCAAGCTGATCAAGCGGGATGTGAACAAGCAGGACAAGCGGCTTGTGGTGCTCAGGACCTCCAAGAAAGGGCGCGATGTTGCGGCAGAGATCGGGCAAAGCGTGATCGAGATGGAATCGGATTTCCTCAAAGGCATGAATGTTCAGGACCGCATTCGATTGTCGCAATTGCTCAAGTCGCTGGTCTAG
- a CDS encoding RsmB/NOP family class I SAM-dependent RNA methyltransferase: MKLGGRLQAAIEVLEEVEGRKRPVAEALKDWGRNHRFAGSGDRSAIGNIVYDALRSRASHAWRMGADSPRALAMGAMAFDWDKSADDIAAMIAEDTHAPAPLSDEESAAIKARSLADAPFWVKGNIPEWLEGPFLETFEDEALSEALAFAKRPPVDIRVNTLKSSVDKVAKELSRFNPKHTKLSSTCLRFPAGPGDYRQPNIQGDPAFRKGFYEVQDEGSQIVSSLIFPGKGEQVLDYCAGAGGKTLAMAARMENKGQIYAYDMDAARLAPIVDRLSRAGVRNVQTRTPNEGVLDDLVGRMDRVVVDAPCTGTGTWRRRPETKWKLTEEQLDKRVEEQQIALAQARHFVRPGGFLVYITCSVLPAENEEQIYHFVASNPDFELVSAGEVWQDLYGFEAPQPWSADMMSVTLTPASTGTDGFYFAVMERRSD; encoded by the coding sequence ATGAAACTGGGTGGCCGTCTGCAAGCTGCAATCGAAGTGCTCGAAGAGGTGGAGGGTCGCAAACGTCCAGTTGCCGAGGCGCTCAAGGATTGGGGACGCAATCACCGTTTTGCCGGATCGGGAGATCGTTCGGCCATCGGCAACATTGTCTATGATGCTCTGCGCAGTCGGGCGTCCCATGCCTGGCGGATGGGGGCAGACAGCCCGCGTGCGCTCGCCATGGGTGCCATGGCTTTTGACTGGGACAAGAGTGCAGATGACATTGCGGCGATGATCGCCGAGGATACCCATGCACCCGCTCCGCTCAGCGATGAAGAGAGTGCCGCGATCAAGGCTCGGTCGCTTGCCGATGCGCCTTTCTGGGTCAAGGGGAACATCCCCGAATGGCTTGAGGGGCCCTTTCTTGAAACCTTTGAGGATGAAGCGCTCTCTGAGGCGCTGGCTTTTGCCAAACGGCCGCCGGTGGATATTCGGGTGAACACCCTCAAGAGCTCGGTCGACAAGGTGGCAAAGGAGCTGTCCCGTTTCAATCCGAAACACACCAAGCTGAGCTCAACCTGTCTGCGTTTTCCTGCTGGTCCCGGGGACTATCGCCAACCCAATATTCAGGGTGATCCCGCCTTCCGTAAGGGCTTCTATGAAGTGCAGGACGAGGGCAGCCAGATCGTCTCCAGTCTCATTTTTCCCGGCAAGGGAGAGCAGGTGCTCGACTATTGCGCCGGAGCTGGTGGCAAGACGCTGGCCATGGCCGCGCGGATGGAAAACAAGGGCCAGATCTATGCCTATGACATGGATGCCGCAAGGCTTGCGCCGATCGTTGACAGGCTATCGCGGGCAGGCGTGCGCAACGTTCAGACCCGCACGCCCAATGAAGGCGTGCTTGATGATCTGGTGGGTCGCATGGATCGTGTTGTCGTTGATGCACCCTGTACGGGCACCGGCACTTGGCGGCGACGGCCAGAGACCAAGTGGAAGTTGACCGAGGAGCAGCTCGACAAACGGGTTGAGGAGCAACAGATCGCTCTGGCGCAGGCGCGTCATTTCGTGCGGCCCGGTGGGTTTCTTGTCTACATCACCTGCTCGGTGCTGCCGGCGGAAAATGAAGAGCAGATTTATCATTTCGTTGCCAGCAATCCCGACTTCGAACTCGTCTCGGCAGGCGAGGTCTGGCAGGATCTTTATGGCTTTGAAGCGCCACAGCCATGGTCGGCGGACATGATGAGTGTGACGCTCACCCCGGCCTCGACCGGCACCGATGGTTTTTACTTTGCTGTCATGGAACGCAGGTCTGATTGA
- the guaB gene encoding IMP dehydrogenase, whose amino-acid sequence MAIIIETSTGSEALTFDDVLLQPDHSIVMPGEVNISTNLTKEIELNLPILSSAMDTVSEAKMAIAMAQAGGMGVIHKNLTVEEQAEQVRQVKKFESGMVVNPLTITPDYTVSEAKALTRKFGFSGVPVVEGSKDGEKTGRLVGILTHRDLRFASDPDQRVYELMTRDNLVTVTEQVNQDEAKRLLHQHRIEKLLVVDDKFHCVGLITVKDIEKSRLNPNACKDAQGRLRVAAACSVGDKGYEMAGALIDAEVDALVVDTAHGHSQSVLDVVSRIKKDSNQVQVIAGNVATADATKALIDAGADAIKVGIGPGSICTTRIVAGVGVPQLTAVMDCARAAEDSGVPVIADGGIKYSGDLAKALAGGAKVAMVGSLLAGTDESPGEVYLYQGRSFKSYRGMGSMGAMARGSADRYFQAEVRDKLKLVPEGVEGQVPYKGPVSAVLHQLAGGLRAAMGYAGAKDLPEFREKAKFVRISSASFRESHAHDVTITRESPNYGTTN is encoded by the coding sequence ATGGCCATCATCATCGAAACTTCCACCGGTAGCGAGGCGCTCACGTTTGATGACGTGCTGCTGCAGCCTGACCATTCCATCGTCATGCCGGGCGAGGTGAATATCTCGACCAACCTGACCAAGGAAATCGAGCTAAACCTGCCTATTCTTTCCTCCGCAATGGACACCGTATCGGAAGCCAAGATGGCAATCGCCATGGCACAGGCCGGCGGCATGGGGGTCATCCACAAGAACCTGACCGTCGAGGAACAGGCCGAGCAGGTACGACAGGTCAAGAAATTCGAAAGCGGCATGGTCGTCAACCCGCTGACCATCACCCCAGATTACACCGTTTCTGAAGCCAAGGCTCTCACCCGCAAGTTCGGCTTTTCCGGTGTGCCGGTTGTTGAAGGCTCCAAGGATGGCGAGAAAACCGGTCGACTCGTTGGCATCCTGACCCACCGCGATCTACGTTTTGCTTCCGACCCGGATCAGCGCGTTTATGAATTGATGACGCGCGACAATCTCGTCACCGTGACCGAACAGGTCAATCAGGACGAAGCCAAACGCCTTTTGCATCAGCACCGCATCGAGAAACTCTTGGTGGTCGACGACAAGTTCCACTGCGTCGGGCTGATCACGGTCAAGGATATCGAGAAATCCCGCCTCAATCCCAATGCCTGCAAGGACGCTCAAGGGCGTTTGCGCGTTGCCGCCGCCTGTTCGGTGGGGGACAAGGGCTATGAGATGGCTGGTGCCCTGATCGACGCGGAAGTGGATGCGCTGGTGGTCGACACCGCACATGGGCACAGCCAGTCCGTGCTTGATGTGGTCAGTCGCATCAAGAAAGACAGCAATCAGGTTCAGGTCATTGCAGGCAACGTTGCCACCGCCGACGCCACAAAGGCGCTGATCGACGCAGGGGCCGATGCCATCAAGGTCGGCATCGGGCCGGGATCGATTTGCACCACGCGGATCGTTGCCGGTGTTGGCGTGCCGCAGCTGACCGCTGTGATGGATTGCGCCAGAGCTGCCGAGGACTCAGGCGTTCCGGTCATTGCTGATGGTGGTATCAAATATTCCGGCGATCTGGCCAAGGCGCTGGCTGGCGGGGCGAAAGTTGCGATGGTTGGCTCGTTGCTCGCTGGCACCGATGAAAGCCCCGGTGAGGTCTATCTCTATCAGGGTCGTTCGTTCAAATCCTATCGCGGCATGGGGTCCATGGGCGCGATGGCGCGTGGCTCTGCCGACCGGTATTTTCAGGCCGAAGTGCGCGACAAGCTCAAGCTCGTCCCAGAAGGGGTTGAAGGTCAGGTGCCTTACAAAGGGCCGGTCTCGGCCGTTCTGCATCAGCTCGCCGGTGGTCTTCGCGCCGCCATGGGCTATGCGGGTGCCAAGGATCTGCCGGAATTCCGTGAAAAGGCGAAATTCGTCCGCATCTCGTCCGCATCCTTCCGCGAGAGCCACGCCCATGACGTGACCATCACCCGCGAAAGCCCCAACTACGGCACGACGAATTGA
- a CDS encoding PAS domain-containing protein — MKEVFFDPNELIVSKTDLTGRITYANALFCEVCGYRFKELMGQQHSIVRHADMPRAVFKLLWDRLALRHEVFAFVKNRTKQNDFYWVFAHITPSINSKGEVVGYHSARRAPDHDLIRTHVEPLYRQLIEEERSQTNRKQGLIRSSALLERVVADNAVSYDDFVFKIKGAA; from the coding sequence ATGAAAGAGGTCTTTTTTGATCCCAATGAGCTGATTGTTTCAAAGACCGATCTGACGGGGCGGATCACCTACGCCAATGCCTTGTTCTGTGAGGTCTGTGGCTACAGGTTCAAAGAACTGATGGGCCAGCAGCACAGCATCGTGCGTCATGCAGACATGCCAAGGGCGGTCTTCAAGCTGCTTTGGGACCGGTTGGCCTTGCGCCATGAGGTGTTTGCCTTTGTCAAAAACCGCACCAAGCAGAATGATTTCTATTGGGTCTTTGCCCACATTACCCCGAGCATCAATTCCAAGGGGGAGGTCGTGGGGTATCATTCCGCACGTCGGGCGCCTGATCACGATCTGATCCGGACGCATGTGGAGCCGCTCTACAGGCAATTGATCGAAGAAGAAAGAAGCCAGACCAATCGAAAGCAGGGCCTCATCCGATCGTCTGCTTTGCTCGAGCGGGTTGTTGCCGACAACGCAGTGTCCTACGACGATTTTGTTTTCAAGATCAAGGGTGCGGCCTGA
- a CDS encoding SCP2 domain-containing protein yields the protein MTEGTVRNFPPVVARLTQFLPLVPLERLIATAADRVATQHPEFFDRLGDYADKSFVVVPTDLDWVARITFYDGRVQIRLSRSIESFANRDVTVTAPFLSLLNLLDGKEDGDALFFSRDLSIEGDTEAVLALRNALDDAEIDFIHECASIAGPFSQPLETGGKTLLDALRNSSFTRSSGPAHADAASAPMPGAYPT from the coding sequence ATGACTGAAGGAACGGTGCGCAACTTCCCACCCGTCGTTGCGCGGCTCACACAATTCCTGCCGCTAGTGCCTCTGGAACGACTGATCGCAACCGCAGCGGACCGCGTCGCGACCCAGCACCCCGAGTTTTTTGATCGGTTGGGCGACTATGCCGACAAATCCTTTGTGGTTGTCCCCACTGATCTCGACTGGGTCGCGCGGATCACCTTTTACGACGGGCGCGTGCAGATCCGGCTGTCCCGTTCAATCGAGAGCTTTGCCAATCGCGATGTGACGGTAACGGCGCCTTTCCTCTCCCTGCTCAATCTGCTCGATGGCAAGGAGGACGGCGACGCGCTGTTCTTCTCGCGCGATCTTTCCATCGAAGGCGACACAGAGGCGGTCTTGGCCCTGCGCAATGCACTTGATGATGCGGAGATCGACTTCATTCACGAGTGCGCCTCGATTGCCGGTCCGTTCAGCCAACCGCTTGAAACCGGCGGCAAGACCCTGCTCGACGCCTTGCGCAACAGCAGCTTCACCCGTTCAAGCGGCCCGGCGCATGCAGATGCTGCCTCCGCTCCAATGCCGGGGGCCTACCCGACCTGA
- a CDS encoding peptidase U32 family protein, with the protein MELVCPAGTPAALRTAVDAGADTVYCGFRDETNARNFPGLNFSIKEMHQGIDYAARRNAKVLIAVNTFAQAGRTELWRNAIDEVARSDAHAIILADLGMLDYAASTHPDLRVHLSVQAAAANPDMINYYASEFGVQRVVLPRVLTVQEIATINADITCETEVFIFGGLCVMAEGRCSLSSYCTGKSPNINGVCSPPGSVQYEEHNGQLESRLEGITINQSPKGEAAAYPTLCKGRFESAGEIGYVFEDPVSLNAAHILPQLQKAGVTALKIEGRQRGKAYMAQVVKSFRQAVDAVASDRQVDLDDLLAPLTEGQKSTKGSYQKTWR; encoded by the coding sequence ATGGAACTTGTCTGTCCCGCAGGCACGCCGGCTGCCCTGCGCACTGCCGTCGATGCAGGAGCGGACACCGTCTATTGTGGCTTTCGGGATGAGACAAACGCCCGCAACTTCCCCGGTCTGAACTTCTCGATCAAGGAAATGCATCAAGGCATCGACTATGCCGCCCGGCGGAACGCCAAGGTGCTGATTGCGGTCAACACATTTGCGCAGGCAGGCCGAACCGAGTTGTGGCGCAACGCCATTGACGAGGTCGCTCGGTCCGACGCCCACGCGATCATTCTGGCCGATCTGGGCATGCTGGATTATGCAGCGAGCACCCATCCGGATTTGCGCGTCCATCTCTCTGTTCAGGCGGCCGCCGCCAACCCGGACATGATCAACTATTACGCCAGCGAGTTCGGCGTCCAGCGGGTGGTTCTGCCTCGTGTGCTGACGGTGCAAGAAATTGCGACCATCAATGCCGACATCACCTGCGAAACCGAGGTCTTCATTTTCGGCGGCCTGTGCGTCATGGCGGAAGGCCGCTGCTCGCTTTCCTCCTACTGCACCGGCAAATCACCCAACATCAATGGGGTCTGCTCCCCTCCCGGCTCGGTGCAATATGAAGAGCACAACGGCCAGCTCGAAAGCCGTCTGGAAGGCATAACCATCAACCAGTCTCCCAAAGGGGAAGCCGCAGCCTATCCGACCCTGTGCAAGGGAAGGTTCGAGTCGGCAGGTGAGATTGGCTATGTGTTTGAAGATCCGGTCAGCCTCAATGCCGCGCATATTCTGCCCCAATTGCAGAAGGCAGGCGTCACGGCACTCAAGATCGAAGGCCGCCAGCGCGGCAAGGCCTATATGGCACAGGTTGTCAAGAGTTTCCGGCAGGCGGTCGATGCCGTTGCCAGCGACCGTCAGGTCGATCTCGACGATCTGCTCGCACCACTGACTGAAGGCCAGAAGTCGACCAAGGGCTCCTATCAGAAGACCTGGCGATAA
- a CDS encoding U32 family peptidase, whose product MNTAELTLGPCLFNWSEDDWRDFYFRMADEADLDLIYVGEAVCSKRLPFRNKILPEVLERLESAGKKVILSTLALVTTKPERKALQEQCEQDLLTVEANDLTALAFLKNRPFVVGPYVNIYNEATIKSLTDRGATRFVLPPEVPAETAAELIRHAPEPTYEIQVFGRLPLALSARCYHARLHHLSKDSCRFVCDQDPDGRAVNSLAGQPFLAVNGIQTMSYGVQLLLEELSTLAESGIGAFRLSPHTGDMVAVAKIFRAVMNTDMEPAEARAKIAELMPEHSFVNGYIHGQPGMHQITEALTLSAH is encoded by the coding sequence ATGAACACAGCCGAACTGACACTTGGACCCTGCCTTTTCAACTGGTCCGAGGACGACTGGCGGGATTTCTATTTCCGCATGGCCGATGAAGCCGACCTTGATCTGATCTATGTCGGAGAGGCCGTCTGCTCAAAGCGCCTGCCGTTTCGCAACAAGATCCTGCCCGAGGTTCTCGAACGGCTCGAATCGGCTGGCAAGAAGGTGATACTCTCGACCCTTGCCCTCGTGACCACAAAGCCGGAGCGCAAGGCCCTTCAGGAACAATGCGAACAGGATCTTTTGACCGTTGAGGCCAACGACCTGACCGCCCTCGCCTTCTTGAAGAACAGGCCCTTCGTGGTCGGCCCCTATGTCAACATCTACAACGAGGCGACCATCAAGTCGCTGACCGACCGCGGTGCAACCCGCTTTGTCCTGCCGCCAGAAGTACCTGCAGAGACGGCTGCCGAGTTGATCCGTCATGCGCCCGAGCCAACCTACGAGATTCAGGTCTTCGGTCGCTTGCCGCTTGCCCTCTCTGCCCGCTGTTATCACGCACGCTTGCATCACCTGTCAAAAGACAGCTGCCGTTTTGTCTGCGATCAGGATCCTGATGGTCGCGCAGTCAACAGCCTTGCTGGCCAGCCTTTCCTCGCGGTGAATGGCATTCAGACCATGTCCTACGGCGTCCAACTTCTGCTTGAAGAACTGTCGACCTTGGCAGAAAGCGGCATCGGGGCTTTTCGCCTCTCGCCACACACCGGCGACATGGTGGCAGTCGCCAAGATTTTCCGCGCGGTCATGAACACTGATATGGAACCAGCGGAAGCGCGGGCCAAAATCGCCGAACTGATGCCTGAGCACAGCTTCGTCAACGGCTACATTCACGGTCAGCCCGGCATGCACCAGATCACCGAGGCCCTGACGCTCTCGGCGCACTGA